A window of Hordeum vulgare subsp. vulgare chromosome 5H, MorexV3_pseudomolecules_assembly, whole genome shotgun sequence genomic DNA:
ACCATCAACATCAGCATGCTACTGCGGCTTGGAGACCGGATGGTCAGAATGCTACTGCCACTTGGGAGGCAGGAAGGTCACCACCACGATCCACCATGAGAGACCACCGATGCCTCCTTGCCTACAAGCCCAAATGCTGCTGACCTATAGCAACGCCCCAGCGAGCGACATCAGCGGCTTTCaaccttctttcctttttttttctccctGAATGCTCCTGTCCTCTTGCTTTCTTGCTGACTTTCATTAGCTCTATTAGTCTAATCACAATCCCCCGTTCCCAATCCCTTCTCTGTTTTGGACTCCATCGCTACCCTTGCAGCTCACGCTCATAAAACCATCTGTTTGAAACAACAAATTGGTCGGTGCATCACATTCAACTCAAACTGAATTTCCTAGGCAAGGAATTTACCAATTATTCTTTCGAAAGGTGATGTGGAATACCAATACTATCGGAAAAGATTAAGATTTGAAGGAAGGGTAGAAGTAAATAAAATGTGCAAGAGGAATAGATATCAGACATCATCTTTCCACAGGATGAATGATAAATCTCTCACGctgcaaatccaattcaacttagAATGTGATGCACCACTTGCTCTTTCACACTGATAAGAGGGGGGTTTAGCACAGTGAAGACTCAAATGGGGATAGGCTTGCTTGAGGAGTAGGCTGCCAAACAAGAGAAGAAAATGAAGGGGGTTGCTGCTGCTGAATGTAGCCTACTTTGTCTTACAGTTGCTTGTCTTGAGATCAACCACGGTGTCGCCCAAGCACACAGCAGCCTCGCTGCCGATTTCTTAATCTCTTCGCTGGTGATAAGTGGTCATTTGTTGTGGTAGTGTTTCTGCTTCTGCGTTTGCTCTCGAGTATGTCTCCCACAGAGAGAAGTGATAAAAAATGGACAAAGATTTCAAACAAACATACACAAATAGAAGCACACACTTGAGAAAGACGACCAAAAGCAAAATCTGTGTCAACTCAACTTGGCTTGgttcattcatcggtcatatttaGCTTTCATAAGGGTTCTAAATGCAATTGATTTAAATATGTGGACAAAAAAAAAGCAAACATTAAGTACTAGGAAGTTACACAGCAGTTAACTTCATGCATGCTCGAAGAAAATGACCAATGCTTTCACACTAAAGCTTCAAGGGTACGAATTGACCATTCATACAAGGGCAAGCTTGAATTATTCCAGGAGCATTTAAATGGTCAATTAAATACCCCAAGGAAAATTAGTGTGGAAGTATCAGAGAATTTCTTAAGTGTGTGCACAGAGTTAATAGGTGCATAAATTCCCAATGCTTCGTACTATTTCCGAGCTACTTGTTCACATATGTAAACTGTTGGCATTCTAAACCCCTATAACAGCTACGTAGAACCGATGAATAAAAGAATACAAGTTGATCGAAAAACTTGCTTGATCTTCATCTTTCATAAAGGCGTATGTGTCATGTTGTATAGGTGTGTATTTGTTATCAGTGTGCAACATTAGATCAATTGGTGCCAACAGCCCTAGCATATTTATTCACTTGTGTCCACTTATCTTTGCAAGACACAAACTAGAGAGCATACGCAACAGCAGAAGCACTGCCGCAACAAGCGACCGATTCTCACCAGAGAACAGATGAACAAATCAGCAGCCAAGCTGTTGCGTGCTCGGGACAACACTGGTTAATCTCAAGACGAGCAGCCATGAAACAAGTAGGCCACATTCAGCAGCAGTATGCACCCACATACATCTCCTGCAACCCACAAACGTGAGCTTGCATCTGAAACATAATTACCATCCATGCTCTGACCTTCCTTCCATGGACATGCAGGCTACATCAAGAACACCTTTAAAAGGAAGGTCCCAAAGTATACTCTCTTTGCATTCAATAAAGAATCATCACCCCAGTGAACACAGTTACACGATCATTAAaaggaaagtagtctcaaaagtccAAACCTTACATTAGTTGCCCTATTTGGTATATGAACGAAATGAGTTATTTAATCCATATGCATAAAGGTGTAATGATTCACAAAATCCATTCCTATAAATTTTGTTACATCTATAGAAGTATTCGTGTTAACACTTAGATGTTGAATCAAGAATCTATTTAAATGCGAGTCTCAAAAGGCAGAAAAGTACCAAAACTGATCTACTTACTGAAGAGACCATTCAAGGCGATGGATTGTGTCTTCAACTGAATCACGCTCCATTCTAAGGTGTCTAAGTTCCTGAATAGGGTGACAAGCATAAAAAGAGTCGTCAAGAAGATTGCCAACACACAGATTGACAACATGGAAGCTCAACAGAGAAAAAACAGATAAAGGGTATTAAACAAtggtaaatatatattttttagaaaGAAGTCCATTTGCCATTTTGCTATGCTTTCCTAACATGAATACAGAAACAATCTGATCTGACGCCCAATTGCTTCTCATAGTAGGAGTACTTGTGATGTGCACGCACCCTCAGAACATCGTGCCTATGTGAGGGTAAACTTCTGAGTTTGCAAAGCTTTCAGGTCAGATGCTCCAACTAAAATTCATCCCTGGGGTGCAATCGTGGCAAGGTTTCacttctactaaacctcacaaactccttgttttgACATGAACCTTATTGAAATCTGAGATAAAATCACAGAAGATCCTTTCCTGGTCAAGATTATAATCAATTTAACATGCAAATCTGAACAGTCACAAGCAACTTGTGGTCATAAAAAGTTTAGCTAAATTGACCGCCTTTAGAAAGCTCTGCTGTGGCACCAAGTTCTGCTGCAGTTCTAAAGGCAACAGTTCATGTGGAATACTAAGCACTCATGGAACCTTGAAAATCTTACAGACTGCtatttcaaatcatgcaaatttaaGTCAGTTCTAGCTTGTGCCTAGTTATTATATGTTCTTAAAAGTTTTTTTCAGGATTACTGAGTAATATATCTATACCTTTCGAGTAGATTTTGATTCTGAAAGAAGCTTCACCTCTTGCTCCAGCTCAGGTATTACAAGCATAGTCCGCCAACCTTTTAAATAAACGCAGCACATAATCACTGGAGAAATGGAAGGTAAAATGCAGAATCGACCACCAACCGCAACTCAGAGGACATCCCTAACACAGACCAACTTTTTATTTTCAACTACACATTGGGTATCTACTTCATACTGAATTTGACACCATCAGCAGCATGAATTGTTGATGAGTGTAGAGAAGAAGTATATAATGACTTAGGACTCATTGGATGGTGCTGTGTATTTACTTGAATTGATCAAGCATGCAAGCTAATTGGCATGTGTATTTTTATCTATAAAATACAAGAACATCATTAAACCTTCCACCAATCAGAAGCACCAAATTGAATCAATTTAACAGCAGGTGGCAATTTCAAGTTTACTAACATTACAGATTGAATAACACATACCTAGAACTTTCTTGCTGCGGAGTATGTCTCCATATATGTGATCGCCAACATAAAGGATCTATATGGTAAGATATTGCATTATTTAATTTGATTAATGGAATCCCAAGTAAACAGGAAACTACTTGCAACCAGCCACAAACAGAGAAATACAGGTAACATGTACTAAAAGTATAACAGATTGTATAATAAGTACAGAAAGTTACCTGTGAACTAGATGCAACAGAAAGTAGTCTGTGAAGATGACCAACATTGCCTCCCTAGAAAATAATTCCTTCGCTTATTAGAGCAACATACATAGTGTAGCCATTACAAGTACATTCACGAAATGCTAATTGACCAGGTAGACATTTGCACTATTAGAAAGTAACAAGAGAGATTTCCGTATTCTACTTTTCAAATTTTACACACATCCAGAATACCAAGGATGTCCATGATTCCTTCAAGACAATACCAGGAAAACAAGTACCTGGTAAACTTTGTGAATTGGTTTTGGCTGATGTTGACTTGATCTTGGGCTTCCAATCTACATAAAGAACAAATATATATTATAAAACATGGTTCATAGAGATGGATTAGGCATTAAACCCACTTTACTTTCCTGAAGATCAGCATTTAGAAGTTTCCCAGAATCAGGCTCAACTTCAAACAATCCTGCTCGATTATCATCATGAAAAAAGCTTGGCTTCGAACTGAAAAGTTCAGAAAGGATGGTCTTCAGTCGAGAAGGCAGATAACTAGCATAAATTTGCAAatgtacaaaataaaataaacaagatATACCAACCTGCCTGTTATAACAACATCAAAATACTCAAGCCACTTGCGGTTGTGACTTGAGCTTACATCTGACATATATGGCCCACATAGGTAGTTCATGACAACATCAGTGTAGTCCCATAAACTGCATAAACAAGTTCGTCTCCAGATAGTAAGAGACGGAACTTAAATTTGAAAATGTGAAATGCAGCCAGACAAAAAtgatcaaactttttcatttgtcCATCAAATAAACTGCCTCCGTTAGGGTGGTGGGGTGGTGGACATCTATCAAACCTGAAATGGTGTAAGGAAGAGCATACCTGTTTGTCACCAAGAATGTTGAGCGTCCAGATTTTCTAAGCATTTCAAGCATTGGTACAATTGCCAAGTCTTCATTGATATACCTGGCAAGTTTTAATACAGAAATCAGCTTTGCCAGTTAAAACCAAATTGTATAGATTCTTACATCACAAAAGATGGGGGAAATATATGCAGGTCTATAGGCACCTGAACAAACAAAAAGAGAACCATACCTAACTAttgcaaaaaaagaaagaaaaatgatgtTCACTCTCTGTTGTGCCGAGCACTATGATGTAGAATAAGCACTACATGGTTGTGTAAGATTAAACAGAACTACCTGCTAGGTTCCTTTGCAACCATTCGTTTTAAAGTTCCATCACGATGACACAGATCAACGGCAGACCTCACATCTTTATACATAAGCGCATAGCTGTAACAACAAAACAATCCACGGTAACAGGTACATTAGCATATCAGTACAAGTAAAATGGAAGATGCAAATCAGAATATATGGAATAAAATGCCTGTCCAATATTTCATGCATAGGCAGAGGAAGAAAGGAAAATGAATAGACAAACATAAATGAAAGCATCATTTACACCTATGCTTGGCAATATCCATACACATTTGGTACATTGCAATCATTTACAAATCATTTGTGAAAGAATCATAACCATATATGGATCTAATGATCATACTCAGTGCCTGAAGGTACTTTTGCAGGATTGCTGTCCATGAAATCAACAAGCTGAGCAAACAGATAGGCTTCACCCAGTGAGAAAAGTGTATCTATAAGGGCATAATCAGGTTCATCAAAGGAATCCCTTATCAATGTACTTCCATAAGCAGCAACTTTTTCTTCCTTCGACATCTCCCTAAATCCATGGTATGCAACTTTTACATACTTGTGCCGGTCCATCTGATATTGCACACCATAGTTAAAATGGCAATTAAACTGATCCACTGATTCAGAAAGCATAAAACTACAATTAACCAAGaaccaacagtagcaagtagtgaATAACCAGCAGCAATTTAATTTATGCTACGTCTATTTTGTgttgttgcctcctatcatgcaGAACTTTTGCATCAAGAGACAAttgaatattttcaacatgatggGAAGTGTTTAGTGAACAATTAGTGTCTTCAACTGTCAAGAAGTATGAATagggaactacaacatgcaatctTAAAGTTAAACTAAATATAAAAGTCAAAAAGAAAAGGTAGAAATTAGGTCAGGACTATAATTCAAAGACAAACAGAAGGTTCCAGACATCAATGTAAACATGGAACTTGGATTTTGTAAAAAATGTTCCTTGTCTTCTCATGGGTTTCCTGCATCTTGTTCTCGTCTTTATTAATTAAGACCTTACTCCCACTGCTTGCAAAAGTTTTTAAGAGATCAGTCAAACATTCTTAAGTTTAAACAGCACTGATTTTTTTTACCAACATTGGTAACATGAGTTATGAAATATTTTTGTTAATAATCATTTTTATATGAAGCAATGTATTTTCATAGAAACAAAGTGAAGTGAGTTCAAGCAAATACAGCGGACCTTCAAGATATTTCCTCTTTTCTTATCAAGAACTAGTCCTCTGACCATGTATTTCCAGTCAAATTGCCATGTCAACAGCTGCAGAATGAAACAGAGTAAATCAAATTCAGAACAAAAACTTGCAAGCCAATAGAATATTAAGCCCACAAGTCTCAGCATCAAATTGCTAGTCCTAAGAACAAACCAAATGTCCTTCACAAAGAATTCTGCACTTCTGTCTTCTGTAATAAACAGATATTCACTTGATAGGATAAATCTATTGCTACTACGTTAGTTCAGAAATTGGTCATCCTCCCTAAGATAAACAGAAATAACTAGCACAAAATTCTTTGGTTCAGAGTAGCAACAATTTTTATGCATTTATACTACTGAACAAAAATCATGGACTACTAGAAATATATTGCTCCAAAGTGGAAACAGGTAAAGACATGTTGTCAGTACTGTGTTAAATGGAATTATTAAGTTACTTTGAGGCAACAATGAGATCTTGGACACAACAACAGACCCCAAGTAtccatttcaaatctgaaattacaTAGAATGGGAGAACTAACTATTGACATCAAGTCTACTGTATATACTATTAACAATAGAAGACCTGACACAGTTCTTAGTAACCTCTAAAACAGCAaacctattactactaaagcaaaCGACCAGACTACTTGTGTTTGCACATCAAAATGTTTGCAGGTACCAGTGCAACAAACCTCCACAGGGTAGTTCAGATCCTTCACAAGCTTCTCAATAGTGCCATGGTAAGCAAGGGCCTCGAATGTCTCGGGCTTGTACTGCGCGAGAGTGTAGTCCATATCAAATCCTACTGCGGTGATGTTCCTCATGTTGAGTGACCTATTGCAGAATATCTGCTTCCCAATAGAAATGCTTCTCGGCTCCACCGACGGTGTTGACCAGATTGCCCCTGTTGAAGCAGGTTCCGCAGCACCGCTATCCATCCTTAGAGCACTGCAGCCTGATACGAGGTGAATAGAGAAAAGTACATCAGAGATACTGTATTGCAGTGTAATTCAGTGGTAGAACTCCATGTTTCAACCAAATTCGGTGAAAGTGTAGTGATCGGCCGATGGAAAAACGTAGCATAACTGAAGCTCTGCCACATTCGGACTACCATAAGGATACAATCAGGAAACAGTATTTCAACTGCATAATTCAGCCAAATTGAAACGAAGGCTAGGCCCCTGAATTTGGTATGGATTGATCAACCCATACATAACGGTGCCAGCACTTCAGAAGAAGGCCTGATCAACCCATACGAATCCCAAAATCTCATCGTAAACGAACACCAACCACGAAATTCCTTCCTTAAAAACAAACGCGAAAGCAGAGCAAAACATACACGATATACTACTTCAGCGTCCGCCGATGGACCTGAAACCGAATTGGGCAGCCCCCTAGCCTAGCAGGACTGGCCTCGGATCAAAGCCAACATTCCCATATTTGTAACGACCACCAAAATTAGAGAGGAACAGACAACGCAGACAACCGCTGAAATTAAGCGTTCCACCGCGAATTAACGAATGCTCGTCGGAAGCGCGCACCTCTGGGCCCCGAAGCCGACgcggcgggggaggaggaggaggaggatgcgaagaagaggaggaggggaggcgagAGGGGCGCGAGGCGTAGCGCGGCGGCGAGCGGCCTCCTGGAGAGCATATCGCTGGGGCGGCCTTAAATAGGCGAGAGGGGGCGGGGGTGGCGCGGACGAGGAGGATGACGGGACGCTGTTGTTGGCGGGCCGGGAGGGGAATAAATGgggcggggggaatccgagggggTGGGAGCACCGCCGCGCGGCGGCGCCATCTCACCGGAGGGCGGGCATTGGCCGGCGGGGGACAAGTGGCGCGGGGATCGTGTGCGGTGCGGATTCGGATGCCGCGTGCGTTGGAAGCCAAGCCAGCAGCGACCGCGAgcgacggaggaggaggtggtggatggAGGGAGCGAGTtccgggggtggggtgggggtggggtggggggccGCGGGGCAATAATGATGAGGTGAGGTCGGGTCGGTTCGTGGGTGAGGGAATAACCGAACGGGTGGTGCGGCTGCGGCTCCGCTTCCGCCTACTGGATTTTCCTCCCCCCACGCGCGCGCACGGGCCGGATTTGATCGTGCTTATCGTGTTGTTAGTGTGACACGTGGATGGCCCGGATTTTTTTTCTTGCAACTGCAAAACAAAATTCTTCACGTTTTTAAATTTAGATAGAAGTGTGGATCTTGGGGATTCTGTTTTTGGTAGGTGTTGTgtgaatgtgtgtgtgtgcacctaATGTTATAATTATTGTTTTTAAACAGGTATTAACGTGAAACATGTTTTTCTTTACTAGAAAATGCCTTACGGACGTCAAATCCcgctctaagagcatctccaacagccgcgcttcgcgccgcgttCAAAAAATGTGTTTGTCGCGCGCGCTTCGGTTGGTTTAGCGCGAGGATAGACGCTGACTCCAACAACCGCgttataatgcagcgcgcgcgccgcttCAGCAATgtccaaaaatgcagcgcgcgcagcacgcacaaaccacatatacatttcaaaaaataggagcaaaaacgatcaaacaaacaaaataaatcaacaataaatagtcattacaactcaaacaaattgTTTATCCTTCggtacaacaaataatgcaataaacataaccaatagttcatgaacaatacaatacaaataatgcaataaacacaaccaaatcatgctctttgtcatccatgccatgcccaccactcttcaatcagatccttctgaagatcattgtgcgttgcgggacgccgaatggcatgataggaggcaacaaaacgggctaccctttcagccctccgtcgcactcgcacgggatgtcccaagagctcatactgtgagtagtctaaatctttgccacgctcattctcgatgatcatgttgtgcatgatcacacaagcgtgcatgatgtaccaaagcattttttgatcccaaaatctagccggtcctctgacaatagcaaattgggcttgcaaaatcccaaatgctctttccacatcttttctagccgccgcctgagcattgtggaaatcaagatttttcttaccttctggctttttcaacggcttcacgaaggtttgccactttggatagatgTCATCCGCTAGATAATAGTCATAGTTGTATGTACGAacatttgctacaaactgcaccggtggcaactcaccatttgcaatcttattcatcagtggtgaccggttgacaacattgatgtcattcaaagatccaggcattccaaagagtgcatgccaaatccaagtctcctgatcggccaccgcttcaaggattatagtggaaccctttttttggccgtggaattgcTCATGTcatgcctttggacaattcttccagctccaatgcatgcaatctattgagccaagcatgccaggaaagccgcgagatttgttcatcgtcaatagccttgcggcgtcttcagcagtgggagatctcaaatactcctcgccaaacacttgcacaattcccactACAAAGCGCTTaacacacatgatggcttggctctcacccatagccaagtgatcatcaactagatcagccgggataccgtatgccaacatacgcaaagcggctgTCACATTCAGaaaaggtgctatgcccgagctctccggcggcattcctcctttgctggaaaaaccggtcatggctcgctagtttctctgcaatgcgcttgaacaagtctgtgctcatcctaaaccggcgacgaaaatacgactccgggtatgtgggattctccacgaaatagctcttcatcaatctgttatgggcatcaatcatatctctccaaattttctcccgacccataaccgaaccaccgtgcttcggttttttattgatatgcatagctatgatcattgcaagatcctcctcctcttccatatcaaattcttcttcagaagaatcatacgacgaactcatctacaatgttcaatactatactataaaaactaccattcaaaacatgcaccaaattcataagtttggagcaatacataccttgtaggcgttttgtcgaacaccttgcgggcgcggcACGACAGCGAGCTCTCgggcgctgttcctcggacgtcggaggcgcgcgagggccggccggactaggaaggg
This region includes:
- the LOC123452452 gene encoding cytosolic purine 5'-nucleotidase isoform X3, yielding MLSRRPLAAALRLAPLSPPLLLFFASSSSSSPAASASGPRGCSALRMDSGAAEPASTGAIWSTPSVEPRSISIGKQIFCNRSLNMRNITAVGFDMDYTLAQYKPETFEALAYHGTIEKLVKDLNYPVELLTWQFDWKYMVRGLVLDKKRGNILKMDRHKYVKVAYHGFREMSKEEKVAAYGSTLIRDSFDEPDYALIDTLFSLGEAYLFAQLVDFMDSNPAKVPSGTDYALMYKDVRSAVDLCHRDGTLKRMVAKEPSRYINEDLAIVPMLEMLRKSGRSTFLVTNSLWDYTDVVMNYLCGPYMSDVSSSHNRKWLEYFDVVITGSSKPSFFHDDNRAGLFEVEPDSGKLLNADLQIGSPRSSQHQPKPIHKVYQGGNVGHLHRLLSVASSSQILYVGDHIYGDILRSKKVLGWRTMLVIPELEQEVKLLSESKSTRKELRHLRMERDSVEDTIHRLEWSLQFEDLTENEKGKLLSEHDNLLQTGSIYCAIWTE
- the LOC123452452 gene encoding 5'-nucleotidase domain-containing protein 4 isoform X2, translated to MLSRRPLAAALRLAPLSPPLLLFFASSSSSSPAASASGPRGCSALRMDSGAAEPASTGAIWSTPSVEPRSISIGKQIFCNRSLNMRNITAVGFDMDYTLAQYKPETFEALAYHGTIEKLVKDLNYPVELLTWQFDWKYMVRGLVLDKKRGNILKMDRHKYVKVAYHGFREMSKEEKVAAYGSTLIRDSFDEPDYALIDTLFSLGEAYLFAQLVDFMDSNPAKVPSGTDYALMYKDVRSAVDLCHRDGTLKRMVAKEPSRYINEDLAIVPMLEMLRKSGRSTFLVTNSLWDYTDVVMNYLCGPYMSDVSSSHNRKWLEYFDVVITGSSKPSFFHDDNRAGLFEVEPDSGKLLNADLQIGSPRSSQHQPKPIHKVYQGGNVGHLHRLLSVASSSQILYVGDHIYGDILRSKKVLGWRTMLVIPELEQEVKLLSESKSTRKELRHLRMERDSVEDTIHRLEWSLQFEDLTENEKGKLLSEHDNLLQKLKGIRCLLRDAQMQHHQKFHKVWGQLMKTGYQNSRFAHQVERFACLYCSQVTDFGLYSPNKYYRPSEDYMPHEFDVLGL
- the LOC123452452 gene encoding 5'-nucleotidase domain-containing protein 4 isoform X1, with translation MLSRRPLAAALRLAPLSPPLLLFFASSSSSSPAASASGPRGCSALRMDSGAAEPASTGAIWSTPSVEPRSISIGKQIFCNRSLNMRNITAVGFDMDYTLAQYKPETFEALAYHGTIEKLVKDLNYPVELLTWQFDWKYMVRGLVLDKKRGNILKMDRHKYVKVAYHGFREMSKEEKVAAYGSTLIRDSFDEPDYALIDTLFSLGEAYLFAQLVDFMDSNPAKVPSGTDYALMYKDVRSAVDLCHRDGTLKRMVAKEPSRYINEDLAIVPMLEMLRKSGRSTFLVTNSLWDYTDVVMNYLCGPYMSDVSSSHNRKWLEYFDVVITGSSKPSFFHDDNRAGLFEVEPDSGKLLNADLQIGSPRSSQHQPKPIHKVYQGGNVGHLHRLLSVASSSQILYVGDHIYGDILRSKKVLGWRTMLVIPELEQEVKLLSESKSTRKELRHLRMERDSVEDTIHRLEWSLQFEDLTENEKGKLLSEHDNLLQKLKGIRCLLRDAQMQHHQKVICQFHKVWGQLMKTGYQNSRFAHQVERFACLYCSQVTDFGLYSPNKYYRPSEDYMPHEFDVLGL